Proteins from one Camelina sativa cultivar DH55 chromosome 8, Cs, whole genome shotgun sequence genomic window:
- the LOC104707755 gene encoding protein TIC 20-IV, chloroplastic-like, with product MQGLAATTTNRGSLTFLAPRNHSPILKNVVNPRVIFPNVDSSAKLRFSASSISQKCPREIAPLKATASLDFAAAAATSSNQLFAHGLPSLAPGLRRQRRPIEPARVAKDDFFKIKLPRIAERPEWWWRTLACVPYLISLQISDVGFYLQPFLEKYDTIGDMIFFIPGAINRWPTWFFMVYCYLGYMWVVKNKELPHYLRFHMMMGMLLETALQVIWCTSNFFPLIHFKGKFGMYYWMVVGFTYICLLLECIRCALAGVYAQIPFMTDAASIHTLFNLGGFQRPLR from the exons atgcaggGTTTAGCGGCGACTACCACCAACCGTGGCTCTCTCACCTTCCTCGCTCCCAG GAACCATAGTCCAATTTTGAAGAATGTTGTGAATCCAAGGGTGATCTTCCCCAATGTTGATTCATCTGCAAAGTTAAGATTTTCAGCAAGCTCAATTTCACAGAAATGTCCCCGAGAGATTGCTCCTCTTAAAG CAACTGCGTCTTTGGActttgcagcagcagcagcaacatcATCGAACCAGCTATTTGCTCATGGCTTGCCATCATTAGCTCCTGGTTTGAGAAGGCAACGGAGACCAATAGAGCCTGCAAGAGTGGCCaaagatgatttctttaaaaTCAAACTGCCTAGAATTGCAGAGAGACCTGAATGGTGGTGGAGGACATTGGCTTGTGTTCCTTATTTGATATCCCTCCAAATATCTGATGTTGGGTTCTACCTCCAACCGTTTCTTGAAAAGTATGACACCATTGGAGACATGATATTTTTCATCCCGGGAGCTATAAACAGATGGCCGACCTGGTTCTTCATGGTCTACTGCTACTTGGGTTATATGTGGGTGGTGAAGAACAAAGAGCTGCCTCATTACTTGAGGTTTCACATGATGATGGGTATGCTTCTTGAAACAGCTCTTCAGGTCATATGGTGCACGAGCAATTTCTTCCCGCTGATTCATTTCAAAGGAAAGTTTGGGATGTATTATTGGATGGTCGTCGGATTCACCTACATATGTCTGCTTCTTGAATGCATACGGTGCGCTCTTGCTGGTGTCTATGCTCAGATTCCTTTCATGACCGATGCTGCTTCCATTCACACCCTCTTCAACTTGGGAGGTTTTCAGAGACCACTCAGGTGA
- the LOC104707750 gene encoding uncharacterized protein LOC104707750 yields the protein MQSDEETSSLVTQPPEEIVGLGTQRHRSVYENVGFSSLVTQPSHQNPRVDQIARSGQAMNPHQQHTRPYRGSALHASYQNNFRQPLGMQQHPMANQFPNVVPMQTQMFNPGLAPAPWGPQNTYHQHPMANQISNVVPMQTQMFNPGLAPAPWGPQNTYHQHPMANQFPNVFPMQTQMLNPGLAPAPWGPHNTYQQHPMAYQFPNVVPMQTQMFNPGLAPAPWGPHNTYQQHPMAYQFPNVVPMQTQMFNRGPAPEIWRVQITYQQDSMGIQKFMPWHVFKQLDCPLSMGPIMSPVLAARDSGYVIEQRLISRGMRPRQDPVMHPYQHPEANQQNLRLGQFRSEDVFTTMKPDGQRRTFVIVRNPLNPQQRNFVYIDAVYVRAPLAEVHRMVQLHNQAQQPTLSEEVDGPASSEQGGDQVDGAASSERDQQQSQEVDDPASSEQGGDQQKQPR from the coding sequence ATGCAGAGCGATGAAGAAACCAGTAGTCTTGTTACTCAGCCTCCTGAAGAAATTGTTGGATTAGGTACTCAGCGTCATCGTTCTGTCTATGAAAATGTTGGATTCAGTAGTCTTGTTACTCAGCCTTCACATCAGAATCCAAGGGTTGATCAGATTGCTAGGAGTGGTCAAGCGATGAACCCACATCAACAACACACAAGACCATACCGTGGATCAGCATTGCATGCAAGTTATCAGAACAATTTCAGGCAACCTCTTGGTATGCAGCAGCATCCGATGGCTAACCAGTTTCCCAATGTAGTCCCAATGCAAACTCAGATGTTTAATCCAGGGCTTGCACCTGCACCATGGGGACCACAGAACACATATCATCAGCATCCGATGGCTAACCAGATTTCAAATGTAGTTCCAATGCAAACTCAGATGTTTAATCCAGGGCTTGCACCTGCACCATGGGGACCACAGAACACATATCATCAGCATCCGATGGCTAACCAGTTTCCCAATGTTTTCCCAATGCAAACTCAGATGTTAAATCCAGGGCTTGCACCTGCACCATGGGGACCTCATAACACCTATCAGCAGCATCCGATGGCTTACCAGTTTCCCAATGTAGTCCCAATGCAAACTCAGATGTTTAATCCAGGGCTTGCACCTGCACCATGGGGACCTCATAACACCTATCAGCAGCATCCGATGGCTTACCAGTTTCCCAATGTAGTCCCAATGCAAACTCAGATGTTTAATCGAGGGCCTGCACCTGAAATATGGAGGGTTCAGATCACATATCAACAGGATTCCATGGGGATTCAGAAGTTTATGCCATGGCATGTATTTAAACAGCTGGACTGCCCATTGTCAATGGGGCCAATCATGTCTCCAGTGCTGGCTGCGAGGGATAGTGGCTATGTAATTGAACAAAGATTGATCAGTAGGGGAATGAGGCCAAGACAGGATCCAGTAATGCACCCATATCAACATCCAGAGGCTAACCAGCAGAACCTGAGATTGGGGCAATTCAGAAGTGAAGATGTGTTTACTACAATGAAACCAGATGGACAGCGAAGAACGTTTGTTATAGTTCGGAACCCTCTAAACCCACAACAACGCAATTTCGTGTACATAGATGCTGTATATGTGAGAGCACCACTGGCTGAGGTGCATCGTATGGTGCAACTTCATAATCAAGCGCAACAGCCAACGCTGTCTGAGGAGGTTGACGGTCCTGCGTCTTCTGAACAAGGTGGAGATCAGGTTGACGGCGCTGCGTCTTCTGAACGAGATCAGCAGCAGTCTCAGGAGGTTGACGATCCTGCGTCTTCTGAACAAGGTGGAGATCAGCAGAAGCAGCCTAGGTAA
- the LOC104707754 gene encoding syntaxin-123 has translation MNDLISSSFKRYTDLNHQVQLDDIESQNASLDSGNLDEFFGYVESVKEDMKAVDEIHKRLQDANEESKTVHDSKAVKKLRARMDSSVTEVLKRVKMIKSKLVALEKSNAAQRKVSGCGPGSSADRTRTSVVSGLGKKLKDMMDDFQRLRTKMASEYKETVERRYFTVTGQKADEETVEKLISSGESERFLQKAIQEQGRGQIMDTLSEIQERHDTVKEIERSLLELHQVFLDMAALVEAQGNMLNDIESNVSKASSFVMRGTDQLQGAKVLQKNSRKWTCIAIILAIVLVIVILFPILFTTVLKP, from the exons ATGAACGATCTGATCTCAAGCTCATTCAAGAGATACACAGACTTGAACCATCAAGTCCAACTCGATGACATCGAATCTCAAAATGCTTCTCTCGATTCAGGCAACCTCGATGAGTTCTTCGGATATGTCGAGAGTGTTAAAGAAGACATGAAAGCTGTCGATGAGATTCATAAGCGTCTCCAAGACGCTAACGAAGAGTCCAAGACCGTACATGATTCCAAGGCTGTTAAAAAGCTTCGCGCTCGTATGGATTCGAGTGTAACAGAGGTCTTGAAACGTGTCAAGATGATAAAGTCAAAGCTTGTGGCTTTGGAGAAATCTAATGCTGCACAGAGGAAAGTCTCTGGCTGTGGTCCTGGATCGTCTGCTGATCGCACCAGAACATCTGTCGTTAGTGGATTGGGGAAGAAGCTTAAAGACATGATGGATGATTTTCAGAGACTACGTACCAAAATGGCTTCTGAGTATAAAGAAACAGTCGAGAGACG GTACTTCACTGTAACGGGGCAAAAAGCAGATGAAGAGACGGTCGAGAAGCTAATATCAAGCGGAGAGAGCGAACGCTTTCTCCAAAAAGCAATACAAGAGCAAGGTCGTGGACAGATCATGGACACATTATCAGAGATTCAAGAACGACACGACACGGTTAAGGAGATAGAACGGAGTTTGTTAGAGCTGCACCAAGTGTTCCTCGACATGGCTGCTCTTGTGGAAGCTCAAGGGAATATGCTCAATGACATCGAATCAAATGTCTCAAAGGCGAGCTCTTTTGTCATGAGAGGGACTGATCAATTGCAAGGAGCTAAAGTACTTCAGAAGAACTCGAGAAAATGGACTTGTATCGCCATTATTCTCGCTATCGTACTTGTTATTGTGATTCTTTTCCCTATCCTCTTTACAACTGTACTTAAACCTTGA
- the LOC104707757 gene encoding cytochrome b6-f complex iron-sulfur subunit, chloroplastic, which translates to MNTSMASSSLSPATQLGSSRSALMAAMSRGLFVKPTKTNHQMVRKEKTGLRIACQASSIPADRVPDMEKRKLLNLLLVGALSLPTGYMLVPYGSFFVPPGTGGGGGGTPAKDALGNDVLATEWLKTHGPGDRTLTQGLKGDPTYLVVENDKTLATYGINAVCTHLGCVVPWNKAENKFLCPCHGSQYNAQGRVVRGPAPLSLALAHADIDDTGKVLFVPWVETDFRTGDAPWWS; encoded by the exons ATGAATACATCAATGGCGTCCTCCTCCCTTTCCCCTGCTACTCAG CTTGGTTCGAGCAGAAGCGCTTTGATGGCGGCGATGTCGCGTGGGTTGTTCGTGAAGCCAACGAAGACGAATCATCAAATGGTAAGAAAGGAGAAGACTGGATTGAGAATTGCTTGTCAAGCGTCGAGTATTCCAGCAGACAGAGTTCCAGATATGGAAAAGAGAAAgcttttgaatcttcttcttgttggaGCTCTTTCTCTCCCTACTGGCTATATGCTTGTCCCTTACGGTTCCTTCTTTGTTCCTCCTGG TACcggaggtggaggtggtggtACTCCAGCCAAGGATGCACTTGGAAACGATGTACTTGCAACGGAATGGCTTAAGACTCATGGTCCCGGTGACCGAACCCTCACCCAAGGATTaaag GGAGATCCGACTTACCTAGTTGTGGAGAACGACAAGACTCTAGCGACATACGGTATCAATGCAGTGTGCACTCATCTTGGATGTGTTGTGCCATGGAACAAAGCTGAGAACAAGTTTCTATGTCCTTGCCATGGTTCCCAATACAACGCCCAAGGCAGAGTCGTTAGAGGTCCAGCGCCGTTG TCGCTAGCGTTGGCTCACGCTGACATAGATGATACTGGGAAGGTTCTTTTTGTTCCATGGGTGGAAACTGACTTCAGGACCGGTGATGCTCCATGGTGGTCTTAA
- the LOC104709777 gene encoding protein TIC 20-IV, chloroplastic-like, whose amino-acid sequence MSSLQRKIVVPLLGDNKLLTILKNSSSSSSLFNNKFVHDPSLTKHVRASEDENSIPAGTAKELLKAFHANAHVDFASSSNQLLGHGLPPLADLGARRNPRPRKPVPVKAYYRDENISRFRLPKTEERPEWFWMIMACVPYLISLKMSEIGFYMKPFLQQHGGALGETIIKLIPGAAKNLQYNFFMVYCVLGFAWVVKNRNLPYYFRYHMIMGILVETAMQIIWRTSEFSPLINFNGRLAIRYHMVVGFSFLCVLLECLRCALAGAYPQIPILSDAAYITSTRG is encoded by the exons ATGTCCAGTTTGCAAAGAAAGATTGTCGTTCCTCTTCTAGGTGATAATAAGCTATTGACAATATTGaagaactcatcatcatcatcatcattattcaACAATAAATTTGTTCATGACCCGAGCCTAACAAAGCATGTGAGAGCATCTGAAGATGAAAACTCGATCCCAGCTGGAACAGCAAAAGAATTGCTTAAGGCTTTTCATG CAAATGCGCATGTGGACTTTGCATCATCATCCAACCAGCTCTTAGGTCATGGTTTGCCACCATTGGCTGATCTTGGTGCGAGAAGAAACCCGAGACCAAGAAAGCCTGTGCCTGTGAAAGCATATTATAGAGATGAGAACATTTCAAGATTCAGATTACCAAAAACCGAAGAAAGACCTGAATGgttttggatgatcatggcttGTGTACCTTATTTGATATCCCTAAAAATGTCTGAAATTGGTTTTTACATGAAACCTTTCCTTCAGCAGCACGGCGGCGCCCTTGGAGAAACGATCATAAAATTGATCCCAGGAGCAGCTAAAAACTTGCAATACAATTTCTTCATGGTGTATTGCGTCTTAGGGTTCGCGTGGGTGGTGAAGAACAGAAACTTGCCATACTACTTTAGGTATCATATGATTATGGGAATTCTTGTGGAAACAGCAATGCAGATCATATGGCGCACGAGCGAGTTCTCCCCGTTGATCAACTTCAATGGACGGTTGGCCATACGTTATCATATGGTGGTAGGGTTTAGCttcctttgtgttcttcttGAGTGTTTGCGATGCGCATTGGCTGGAGCCTATCCTCAGATTCCAATCCTTAGTGATGCTGCTTACATTACATCCACACGCGGTTAA
- the LOC104707751 gene encoding uncharacterized protein LOC104707751: MSEFIDQDDPKMEALNLREERVKESEDSTQVVSVAPASCSAITEASNKTDASSSRNRDGCETGETTMADKEDDDRNDGDDPKMEDMNLQEGSNPELYDDGAAQESQVENSEANMKTDSSPSSRNGESSETAETTMVAEEDDRSDGDDEEYESKVNTNCVDFEFT; the protein is encoded by the coding sequence ATGTCTGAGTTTATCGATCAAGATGATCCCAAGATGGAAGCTTTGAATCTTCGAGAAGAAAGAGTGAAGGAGTCTGAAGATTCTACTCAAGTTGTCTCTGTTGCGCCTGCTTCTTGTTCCGCCATTACTGAAGCCAGCAATAAAACAgatgcttcttcttcaagaaaccgTGACGGTTGTGAAACTGGCGAGACAACGATGGCAGATAAAGAAGACGACGATCgcaatgatggtgatgatcccAAGATGGAAGATATGAATCTTCAAGAAGGCTCGAATCCGGAGCTTTATGATGATGGTGCCGCTCAGGAATCACAAGTGGAAAACTCTGAAGCCAACATGAAAACAGATTCGTCTCCTTCTTCAAGAAACGGTGAAAGTAGTGAAACTGCCGAGACAACAATGGtagctgaagaagatgatcgcaGTGATGGTGATGACGAAGAATATGAGTCCAAGGTAAATACGAATTGCGTAGATTTCGAGTTTACTTGA
- the LOC104707753 gene encoding beta-glucuronosyltransferase GlcAT14B-like, with translation MKKVYRKLIWIRDPLTRVKRHFSLHSGFRVFRYRKWMFPFLASLVLSVTLLMYVLYGQFDSSFVEEEPSLSFDNVSEESNDYFVESHFRKSLNPTRGDSNSSEVPRLAYLISGTKGDSHRMMRTLQAVYHPRNQYVLHLDLEAPPKERLELAMSVKSDLTFREVENVRVMSQSNLVTYKGPTMIACTLQAVAILLKESLDWDWFINLSASDYPLVTQDDLLYVFSNLSRSVNFIEHMKLTGWKLNQRAKSIIVDPGLYLSKKTEIAWTTQHRSIPTSFKLFTGSAWVVLSRSFLEYSILGWDNFPRIILMYYANFVSSPEGYFHTLICNTEEFKSTAIGHDLHYIAWDYPPKQHPNSLSMKDFENMVKSNASFARKFHKNDPVLDKIDRELLGRTHRFSLGAWCIGSSDNGADPCSVRGDDSVLKPGPGAERLRELVQTLLSDEFRRKQCT, from the exons ATGAAGAAAGTGTATAGGAAGCTGATTTGGATCAGAGACCCATTAACGAGGGTGAAGAGACACTTTAGTTTACATTCAGGGTTTAGGGTATTCAGATATAGGAAATGGATGTTCCCGTTTCTAGCTAGCTTGGTTTTGTCGGTTACTCTCTTAATGTATGTTCTTTATGGTCAGTTCGACAGTTCTTTTGTGGAGGAGGAGCCATCATTGTCTTTTGATAATGTCTCTGAAGAATCAAATGATTACTTTGTAGAATCACATTTTAGAAAGTCTTTGAATCCGACAAGGGGGGATTCGAATTCTTCAGAGGTTCCTAGGTTAGCTTATCTGATCTCGGGGACGAAAGGTGATAGTCATAGGATGATGAGGACTTTGCAAGCTGTGTATCATCCAAGAAATCAGTATGTTCTGCATTTGGATCTTGAAGCTCCCCCTAAGGAAAGGCTTGAGCTAGCAATGTCTGTGAAGAGTGATCTGACTTTTCGTGAAGTCGAGAACGTTCGTGTTATGTCTCAGTCTAATCTGGTTACTTATAAAGGCCCTACAATGATTGCTTGTACGCTTCAGGCCGTGGCGATTTTGCTTAAAGAAAGCTTGGATTGGGATTGGTTCATCAACCTTAGCGCCTCGGATTATCCTCTCGTTACACAAGATG ATTTGTTGTATGTCTTCTCAAATTTGTCTAGGAGTGTCAATTTCATTGAACATATGAAGCTTACCGGGTGGAAACT GAACCAGAGGGCCAAATCAATCATTGTTGATCCTGGCTTATACCTATCGAAGAAAACTGAAATTGCTTGGACTACTCAACACCGTTCAATTCCTACATCTTTCAAGCTGTTCACAG GCTCAGCGTGGGTAGTTCTGAGCCGGTCTTTTCTTGAATACTCAATCTTAGGATGGGATAATTTCCCAAGGATAATCTTAATGTACTACGCAAATTTTGTATCCTCTCCAGAAGGATATTTCCACACACTCATATGCAACACCGAAGAGTTCAAGAGCACTGCGATAGGGCATGACCTGCACTACATAGCTTGGGACTATCCTCCAAAGCAACACCCGAATTCTCTATCAATGAAGGATTTCGAAAACATGGTCAAAAGCAACGCCTCTTTTGCTCGAAAGTTCCACAAGAACGATCCTGTATTAGACAAGATCGATAGAGAGCTCTTAGGCCGCACTCACCGGTTTTCCTTAGGAGCTTGGTGCATTGGTAGCTCGGATAACGGCGCTGATCCGTGCTCTGTTCGAGGGGATGACTCAGTTTTGAAACCAGGCCCTGGTGCTGAGAGATTAAGGGAGCTTGTTCAAACACTTTTATCTGATGAGTTCAGAAGAAAACAATGTACATGA
- the LOC104707756 gene encoding calmodulin-like protein 6 codes for MDSTEIKRVFQMFDKDGDGKITTKELSESLKNLGIMIPESELTQIIQKIDVNGDGCVDIEEFGELYKTIMVGDEDEVGEEDMKEAFNVFDRNGDGFITVEELKAVLSSLGLKQGKTLEECRKMIMQVDVDGDGRVNYMEFRQMMKKGRFFSSVS; via the coding sequence atggATTCCACGGAGATAAAACGTGTGTTCCAAATGTTCGATAAGGACGGAGACGGAAAGATCACTACAAAGGAGCTCAGCGAGTCATTAAAGAACCTCGGGATCATGATACCCGAAAGCGAGCTAACGCAGATTATCCAAAAGATCGATGTTAATGGTGACGGTTGTGTTGACATTGAAGAGTTTGGAGAGCTTTACAAGACGATAATGGTCGGAGACGAGGACGAggtaggagaagaagatatgaaGGAAGCGTTCAACGTGTTTGATCGGAACGGAGACGGGTTTATCACGGTGGAAGAATTGAAAGCGGTTCTATCTTCCTTGGGACTCAAGCAAGGTAAGACCTTGGAGGAATGTAGGAAGATGATAATGCAAGTGGACGTTGACGGTGATGGTAGGGTTAATTACATGGAGTTTAGACAAATGATGAAAAAGGGTCGCTTTTTTAGCTCAGTGAGCTGA